The stretch of DNA ACTGCTATCCATACTTAGGTACAATATACATCTAGTTAAACCAGTTATAATAGTATATAGCATAGTTAATGCCTTAAAGAACGTTATTGAACTAAGTTCAGGTAAGAAGACGATAAAGCCAGGGAACCACATTGAAGCATTGATTATAAATCAGCTCATGAAAGGCAGAGGCAACCTTGTTATACCACTTAAAGCATCTGTCGAAACCTACTTGGATACGTTCCAAGCTTTTTTAAAATATCACGAGTATGGGAGTCTCTTAGAAATGATTAAATTACCTAGTTCTAGAGGAATAGGCATCCTATTTAGGAGAGTAAAATTGTTACCGTATGATAGTGATCCCATCAATGTCTAGAAGGTTCAATATCGTTTACTCGCTTGAACCTAGGAACATACGAGATGTAAGTGTAGCATTTCTAACACTTGATTATTTTAACGATAATGTAATAGAGGGCCATCGAATTCTTTCTAAGAGAATTATTGATGCAGTTAAAAGAAATACGAGTTTAAGTACCTACATCTTCTCGCTGGAGACAGCACGAAATCTATTACCTCAAGAAAAGATCCATTTTAAACGACTTGTTCCAAGTGTTTGGGAGTGGATGACATCAACATACAAGATTTTCGAGAAGTTGAAAACGGTTGATGTGGATATAGTTCATATCCTTTCATATAGTAGCGTCTTCCCAGCGCTTTTAAATAAATTGACCCCGTCAAGAAGTAAAGACTTCAGAATAATCGCTCATATATATTATGGTCCAGATGCTTTTAAGCTTCTGCAATATAAATTTACAGAGCTTCTCCTTTTAATGAAGTCTTTCGAAGCCGTGATAGCTACCTCTAAATTGCTTAAGGAATTTCTGGTAAAAAGAACAAAGCTAACAGATAAAATGACTTTCTACATTCCTCCCATAGTTCCAAAGAAGTTTTTTGATTTTGATTACAATTCATTAAGAAGTTCTACAGGAAAATACAAGAAACTCTTTGGACTTAAAGAAGATGATTTCGTAATATCTTACATCGGGCATATAACTCCTCAACGAGGCGTGTTCGAGCTTTTAAAGGCTTTTAATAAAGCACTAGGAAGTAATAGTCGTCTGAGACTAATTATCTCACCCACTAACATAGTATATCAAGATTTATCGCTAGATTATCTTTCCATATTAGAAATGCTGATCAAAAAGTACGGCTTAAATCATAGGGTGCTGATAGTCGAAAAACAAGACCCGATTCAACTATTCGCTATGTCAGATGTCCTTTTCTTAGGCTTCGATAAAACCTTCTTCTTTACTTTCCCCCCTTTAATAGCTTGTGAAGCGGTGGCAAGCGGAATGCCAGTCATCCTCAAGCAGTCTCCACTAGTATACGAGCTCTTTAGTACTGAAAAATCCTTACCGATTTACAAGGATCTCGACGAGTTAACAGATATAATACTTGACTTAGCTGATAACAAAAATAGGCTCTCCGATATATCGCTAAGGGTTAAGGCCGAGGCAGTAAGAAAGTTTATGCCAGAACAACTTGTTTCAAGATTATTAAAAGTTTATATGAGTTTAACAGGTGATTACTAGTGAGGATAATCTATATAGGGCCAATGGATATTCCTATCCCCAGCGAAAAAGGCGCTGTAGAGGAAATAATATGGCAACTATCATTAAAGCTTTCTAGCAACGGTTTTAAAGTAAGCATATATAATCCTATAGCATCAAATACGCTATCTAAAGTTTTCAAGAGCATTGTCTTACATGGTATTGATTGCGATAACTGCATTCTGCATTTTCACGATTTAATAGCATGCGGTAGCTATAGCTCTATAATTCGCTACAGCTACAAAAGTATTTTACTATCACTTCATTATCCCCCCTGGTTCGCTAGATCTAGTTTTCGCCACTTAGCACTACGTTTCCTCTTGAAGTATCTTAAATCTAGACAAACGATATTTGTTGCACCATCACGAGTAATCACAAACTGGATTAAAAGAAGAATAGGCGGCACTGCAGTATTCATACCTAACGGGGTTGATACTTCAATTTTTAACCCGGTGAAAAGAAGCCTTGAAGTTCGAGAAAAAATGATTAAGGGCAAAGACGTAGATGTTTTAGTGTGTTATGTTGCAAGAGTACATCCAAGTAAGAACCAGCTAGATCTTTTAAAGGCTGCTAGAATTCTTGTGTCTTCTGGTATTAAAAACTTTAGGCTTATATTCATAGGTCCTCTTCACGGACGATTCGGAAAACAGGGAGGAGAATTCAAATATTTTGAATCATTGCGCCAATATATTGAAAAACACAACCTTGAGAAATTTGTGGAGTTTTTAGGCGAGATCCCTCATCACGACGATGTGGCATCATATATGGCATCATGCGATATATATGTTCATCCATCTATAATTGAGGCGGCGGCCCCATTAGCAATATTAGAGGCTTTAGCGTCTGGATTACCTGTTGTTGCCTACAATCTAGTATACTATCTTGATTACCTGAAAAATCATGAAAATGCCATACTAGTAGATAAGGGCGATGTAAAGGCTTTAGCAGGGGCTTTAGAATCGCTAATAACCCAGCCTATACTAAGAAAGCACTTAGGGGAAAATGGGAGACGTTTCGCCGAAAGAGAGCTTTCATGGGAAAATATTGTGAAAAAGTACTATATCCCATTATATAATAAGCTCGAACAGAATACGTATTCCTCAGATCATGGCTGAGTCCGAAGACACCATAGCAGTCTTTACTTTTCCATTGCCTTCCCCAACCAATTATGCGCTACTAGCTAATCTAGCAACCATTCTTTCATGGGTATATAAACGAGTAATAATTATCACAGGCAGTTTTGTATCACATCTCCCTGATATAATAGGAGACTTAAAGTATTCTAATAAAAAATCTATTTACGTCTATGACTTTAAATATAAGTTGCCCCCAAGAGGTGGCAATGCTAGTGTATTGACGAAGTTCTTCGCCTATGTTAGAATCCAGCTCAGCTTCATTGTTGCTGTGTTAAAGCTACGCTCTAATTTTAATACAGCGTTATTTTTCATCGGCGTTCCCGACATGCTTATGGTGTTGATCATTTTACGATTACTCAGAAAGAAGGTAGTAGTGTATTGATTAATAAAAAGATCCGTTCATGACTGGCCTTAGCCTTAAGTTAGCAATTAGACTATCTGATGCAGTTATTACAGAAATTATCGATCCGTCCTTCGAGGACCCGATTAAGTTGAGATACTCGAAAATAAGGCTACCGCTAGCACTAAGATTTATTGATGTAAAGAAGTTTAATATAATCAAGCAGATTACGGATAGATTCTATGATATAGGTTTCGTAGGAAGGCTTGAACGAGAGAAGGGTATAGACCTATTAATTCCCGCCCTTAAATCCCTATACAAGGAGGGGCTAATGCCCCGTGTAGTTATAGTAGGAGATGGCAGTCTCAGAAATATAGTGGAAGCTTCATTATCGAACCTGCATGTTGATGTCATGTCGTATGTTCCTCATGAGAAATTACCTTACATATATAATAAAATGAAGATCATAATTTTACCGTCGAGAAAGGAGGGTGTACCTACAGTTTTATTGGAAGCCCTAGCCTGCGGTGTCATACCAGTTGCCTCAAGAGTTGGAGGGATACCTTGGTTAATCCGGAAAGCTAATACGGGTATACTACTAGATGATCTTAGTTATCACAGTATCGCTAAAGCACTTAAATATCTACTAGGGCTCGACGTAATGAGGTTAAAGGAGATGTCTCAAAACGGTAGGAATTTCATTGAGAAGTTTTTAGTATTGGAGGAAGCAGTGAGGCGATACAGTTTAATTAAAAAAGTGCTAAAATACATACCATGAAAATATTGGTAAAACCACTAGTATTCCTGCTTCTATCAACGAGTATAGTATTTCTGTTGGCTATTGGTGTTATAATTCAGATTCCTCTCATTGCGTATTTAGGTTTATGTCTACTTGGATTAAACATCATTCTTTCGATCATGTATGGGGAGCAACTAAAGCATTCTCTGCTAATTTTCATATTGGTTATATTATCATTTACTCTCGCCTTATCTTATGAAAGCATCTCGTATTACCCCCTTGGCGAAGATGTTCATTCCGAGTACTACGTTTTGAAGAGCTTACTAAATAAAGATCATGTAGAGTTACTGAAAGAAGCTAGTATACCCGAATTATTATCGCCGCCCCCATATTATTACGAAATATACAGCTACATATTCTTCTCATTAATATTCAAGTACATTACAATGATGGATGAAGTGGTCATCATAAAATACATCTGGAACACTTGCATTTTAGGGTTAATACCGCTAGTAACGTATCTATATATTAAGAAGGCGACGGGCAATACTGCTTCTGCCTTGATCGGTAGCTACTTAATTATTTCTCAATCCACTTATGTGGTTACATTGCATTCTACATCGAAAAATGTGGCAGGTCTCTTCATGCTTGGCTTACTGTTGTATTCATTTATGAGTTATTTAGGCGATC from Infirmifilum sp. NZ encodes:
- a CDS encoding glycosyltransferase family 4 protein → MSRRFNIVYSLEPRNIRDVSVAFLTLDYFNDNVIEGHRILSKRIIDAVKRNTSLSTYIFSLETARNLLPQEKIHFKRLVPSVWEWMTSTYKIFEKLKTVDVDIVHILSYSSVFPALLNKLTPSRSKDFRIIAHIYYGPDAFKLLQYKFTELLLLMKSFEAVIATSKLLKEFLVKRTKLTDKMTFYIPPIVPKKFFDFDYNSLRSSTGKYKKLFGLKEDDFVISYIGHITPQRGVFELLKAFNKALGSNSRLRLIISPTNIVYQDLSLDYLSILEMLIKKYGLNHRVLIVEKQDPIQLFAMSDVLFLGFDKTFFFTFPPLIACEAVASGMPVILKQSPLVYELFSTEKSLPIYKDLDELTDIILDLADNKNRLSDISLRVKAEAVRKFMPEQLVSRLLKVYMSLTGDY
- a CDS encoding glycosyltransferase family 4 protein, which translates into the protein MRIIYIGPMDIPIPSEKGAVEEIIWQLSLKLSSNGFKVSIYNPIASNTLSKVFKSIVLHGIDCDNCILHFHDLIACGSYSSIIRYSYKSILLSLHYPPWFARSSFRHLALRFLLKYLKSRQTIFVAPSRVITNWIKRRIGGTAVFIPNGVDTSIFNPVKRSLEVREKMIKGKDVDVLVCYVARVHPSKNQLDLLKAARILVSSGIKNFRLIFIGPLHGRFGKQGGEFKYFESLRQYIEKHNLEKFVEFLGEIPHHDDVASYMASCDIYVHPSIIEAAAPLAILEALASGLPVVAYNLVYYLDYLKNHENAILVDKGDVKALAGALESLITQPILRKHLGENGRRFAERELSWENIVKKYYIPLYNKLEQNTYSSDHG
- a CDS encoding glycosyltransferase family 4 protein — translated: MTGLSLKLAIRLSDAVITEIIDPSFEDPIKLRYSKIRLPLALRFIDVKKFNIIKQITDRFYDIGFVGRLEREKGIDLLIPALKSLYKEGLMPRVVIVGDGSLRNIVEASLSNLHVDVMSYVPHEKLPYIYNKMKIIILPSRKEGVPTVLLEALACGVIPVASRVGGIPWLIRKANTGILLDDLSYHSIAKALKYLLGLDVMRLKEMSQNGRNFIEKFLVLEEAVRRYSLIKKVLKYIP